The segment ATTTTGAAGCCATCCATTACCGCAAACCGATCTTCTTGCTCTAAGCCGCCATGAATTTTTTCACAGGAATAATTTGCTCTTTCCAATTCTGAGAACACAGTATCAACGTGCTCCTTTGTGTTGCAGAAAATAATGCAGCTATCAGGATTTTCAATAATAGTTACATCTTTAAGCAAGGAAAGTTTTTCTTCTTGCTTTACTTCTATTTTATAATGATCAATTGTGCTAGTTGTTACCTCATTTGAAGCGATTTCGATGTTAACAGGGTCTTTCATATATTTATGACAGAGGCCTTCCACATCCTTAGGCAATGTCGCAGAAAATACCATTGTCACTCTATTTGTAGGGAGTTCCTCCATAATTGCTTCCACTTCGTCAATAAAGCCCATATTTAGCATTTCATCTGTTTCATCAATAACAAGATACTTTATCTCGTCTAATACTAATGTTCCTCTTTCGATATGATCCATAACACGTCCAGGTGTTCCGACAACTACATGTGTTTTTTGCTTCAATTCTTCTTTTTGTTTGGCGAATGGTTCTTTTCCGTAAACTGCCATTGCTTTTATCCGTTTAAATCTACCGATATTAGTAATATCCTCACGAACCTGAGCTGCTAGCTCCCTTGTTGGTGTTAGAATTAAAGCTTGTGGCTTTTTTTCTTCCCATTTAACCATTTCACAAATAGGGATACCAAAGGAAGCTGTTTTCCCACTGCCTGTTTGAGACTTCACTACTAAATCATGGTCTTCTAAAGCAAGTGGTATTACTTTGTTTTGAACTTCTGTAGGGTTCTCATATTTAAGTACAGAAAGTGCTCTTTTTATTTCAT is part of the Niallia taxi genome and harbors:
- a CDS encoding DEAD/DEAH box helicase, yielding MGNISFENYQLSDEIKRALSVLKYENPTEVQNKVIPLALEDHDLVVKSQTGSGKTASFGIPICEMVKWEEKKPQALILTPTRELAAQVREDITNIGRFKRIKAMAVYGKEPFAKQKEELKQKTHVVVGTPGRVMDHIERGTLVLDEIKYLVIDETDEMLNMGFIDEVEAIMEELPTNRVTMVFSATLPKDVEGLCHKYMKDPVNIEIASNEVTTSTIDHYKIEVKQEEKLSLLKDVTIIENPDSCIIFCNTKEHVDTVFSELERANYSCEKIHGGLEQEDRFAVMDGFKMGNFRYLVATDVAARGIDVDNVTLVVNYDIPMERESYVHRSGRTGRAGKKGKAISFTTPYEGKFLKAIQNYIGFELTEMEPPTKQAVASGQAAFDEKISGRRVVKNNKTARINQDIIKLHFNGGKKKKIRPVDFVGTIAKIPGVTVDDIGIITIHDNMSYVDILNGKGSLVLQAMENATIKGKKMKVSKAIK